A single genomic interval of Celeribacter indicus harbors:
- a CDS encoding conjugal transfer protein TraG, which translates to MRGGRILWGQIAVVFTIVLVMTWAATQWVAFRLGFQPQLGNPWFELIGLPIYYPPAFFWWWFSFDAYAPSIFVEGAIIAASGGFIAIAAAILMSIIRAREAKNVVTYGSARWAEDREIRAVGLLGPDGVLLGRYERDYLRHDGPEHVLCFAPTRSGKGVGLVVPTLLTWPGSCIVHDIKGENWTLTAGFRAKHGRVLLFDPTNARSSAYNPLLEVRQGEWEVRDVQNIADILVDPEGSLDKRNHWEKTSHSLLVGAILHVLYAEKDKTLAGVANFLSDPRRPIEATLRAMMDTPHLGEEGVHPVIASSARELLNKSENERSGVLSTAMSFLGLYRDPVVARVTARCDWRIADLVGSKEPVSLYLVVPPSDINRTKPLIRLILNQIGRRLTEDLNTSGKRHRLLLMLDEFPALGRLDFFESALAFMAGYGLKSFLIAQSLNQIERAYGQNNSILDNCHVRVSFATNDERTAKRVSDALGTATELRDSTNYAGHRLAPWLGHLMVSRQETARPLMTPGEIMQLPPTEEIVMVAGTPPIRATKARYFEDVRLQERILTPPDLSPAPLAPRPSTDDWSGRVVAAESRSATDAADGAEGDPANAGIRREPELPEHEEIVPPSSPAWEFDILDDEPDLDAAKARALRQRMRAVARQASMNPDDGIEL; encoded by the coding sequence ATGCGCGGAGGCCGAATCCTTTGGGGTCAGATTGCCGTCGTCTTCACCATCGTTCTGGTGATGACCTGGGCCGCAACGCAATGGGTTGCCTTCCGCCTCGGCTTTCAGCCGCAGCTTGGAAATCCGTGGTTCGAGCTAATCGGACTGCCGATCTATTACCCGCCGGCCTTCTTCTGGTGGTGGTTTTCGTTCGACGCCTACGCGCCGTCGATCTTCGTCGAGGGCGCGATCATCGCCGCGTCCGGCGGTTTCATCGCTATCGCCGCCGCCATCCTCATGTCGATCATCCGAGCGCGGGAGGCAAAGAACGTCGTCACCTATGGTTCGGCGCGATGGGCCGAGGATCGCGAAATCCGCGCGGTCGGATTGCTCGGCCCCGATGGCGTCCTGCTCGGCCGTTACGAACGCGACTATCTGCGCCATGATGGTCCCGAGCATGTCCTTTGCTTTGCCCCGACGCGCAGCGGCAAGGGCGTCGGGCTGGTCGTGCCGACGCTGTTGACTTGGCCGGGAAGCTGTATCGTCCACGACATCAAGGGCGAGAACTGGACGCTGACGGCAGGCTTCCGGGCGAAGCATGGCCGCGTGCTGCTGTTCGATCCGACCAATGCCAGATCGTCAGCCTACAACCCGCTGCTGGAGGTTCGGCAAGGCGAATGGGAAGTCCGCGACGTTCAGAACATCGCGGATATTCTCGTCGATCCCGAGGGCAGCCTCGACAAACGCAACCATTGGGAAAAGACCTCCCATAGCCTGCTGGTCGGCGCGATCCTGCATGTTCTTTATGCGGAGAAGGACAAGACCCTGGCAGGCGTCGCCAACTTCCTGTCCGATCCACGCCGTCCGATCGAGGCGACCTTGCGCGCGATGATGGACACGCCGCATCTGGGCGAGGAAGGCGTGCATCCCGTCATCGCGTCATCGGCGCGAGAACTTCTGAACAAGTCTGAGAACGAACGGTCGGGCGTGTTGTCTACGGCCATGTCTTTCCTCGGTCTTTATCGCGATCCTGTCGTGGCGCGGGTGACGGCGCGATGCGACTGGCGCATTGCCGATCTGGTCGGCAGCAAGGAGCCGGTCAGCCTCTACCTTGTTGTGCCTCCATCCGACATCAACCGCACCAAACCGCTTATCCGGCTCATCCTCAACCAGATCGGCCGCCGGCTGACCGAAGACTTGAACACGTCCGGCAAGCGCCACCGCCTATTGTTGATGCTGGACGAGTTTCCGGCGCTCGGCCGGCTCGACTTCTTTGAATCCGCGCTCGCCTTCATGGCCGGTTACGGTCTCAAGAGCTTCCTGATCGCGCAGAGCCTCAACCAGATAGAACGGGCCTACGGTCAGAACAATTCGATCCTCGACAACTGCCATGTCCGCGTCAGCTTCGCCACCAATGACGAACGCACGGCCAAGCGGGTGAGCGACGCGCTCGGCACCGCGACCGAGTTGCGCGATTCCACCAACTATGCCGGCCATCGCCTCGCACCCTGGCTGGGGCATTTGATGGTTTCACGGCAGGAGACGGCCCGGCCTTTGATGACGCCGGGCGAAATCATGCAGCTTCCGCCCACCGAAGAAATCGTCATGGTCGCGGGCACGCCGCCGATCCGCGCCACCAAGGCGCGCTATTTCGAGGACGTGCGGTTGCAGGAACGCATCCTGACCCCGCCCGACCTTTCCCCCGCACCGTTAGCGCCCAGACCATCGACCGATGATTGGTCCGGCCGCGTGGTCGCGGCGGAAAGCCGTTCCGCGACGGACGCCGCAGACGGGGCCGAGGGCGATCCGGCCAATGCCGGCATCCGCCGTGAACCGGAATTGCCCGAGCATGAGGAAATCGTTCCGCCGTCGTCTCCGGCGTGGGAGTTCGACATCCTTGACGATGAACCGGACCTGGACGCGGCCAAGGCCCGCGCGCTGCGTCAGCGTATGCGCGCGGTCGCCCGGCAAGCGTCGATGAACCCCGATGACGGCATTGAGCTTTGA